One segment of Pontibacter akesuensis DNA contains the following:
- the mtaB gene encoding tRNA (N(6)-L-threonylcarbamoyladenosine(37)-C(2))-methylthiotransferase MtaB, producing MKKVAFYTLGCKLNYSETSTIGRIFQERGFEKVEFTDTPDIYVINTCSVTDNADKKCRKIVKEALKHSPDAFITIVGCYAQLKPKEISDIPGVDAVLGAAEKFQLVDILETFEKKDKAQVFASPISEANTFHNSYSFGDRTRTFLKVQDGCDYSCSFCTIPLARGNSRSDSIANVVQSANEIAESGVKEIVLTGVNTGDFGLKDGKRVESFYELVQELDKVEGIERFRISSIEPNLLKDEIIQFVSQSQRFMPHFHVPLQSGSNKILKLMRRRYQRELYADRVATIKSLMPHCCIGVDVIVGFPGETEEDFLETYNFIKELDMSYLHVFPYSERENTLAPDLAGKVSIKDRNRRADMLRILSEKKKRHFYEQNIGREFTVLFEDDVKDGVMEGWTENYVRVAAKYDPVLVNETKHVRLTQLNANGLMEAEETYQEVLRH from the coding sequence ATGAAAAAAGTAGCATTTTATACTTTGGGCTGCAAGCTCAACTACTCCGAAACCAGCACGATTGGGCGTATTTTCCAGGAGCGTGGTTTTGAGAAGGTGGAGTTTACCGATACACCGGACATTTATGTGATTAACACGTGTTCGGTAACTGACAATGCGGATAAAAAATGTCGTAAGATTGTAAAGGAGGCGTTGAAGCATTCTCCTGACGCATTTATTACGATAGTGGGCTGTTATGCGCAGTTAAAACCGAAGGAGATCTCTGACATACCTGGCGTGGATGCCGTTCTAGGCGCTGCCGAGAAATTTCAGCTGGTGGATATTCTGGAAACGTTTGAGAAAAAGGACAAGGCACAGGTTTTTGCCAGCCCGATTTCCGAAGCAAACACCTTCCACAACTCCTACTCTTTCGGCGACCGTACCCGCACATTCCTGAAGGTACAGGACGGCTGCGACTACTCCTGCTCTTTCTGTACCATTCCGCTGGCACGTGGCAACAGCCGCTCCGACAGTATTGCGAACGTGGTTCAGTCAGCGAATGAAATCGCGGAATCTGGTGTGAAGGAAATTGTGCTGACAGGTGTGAACACAGGCGACTTTGGCTTGAAGGATGGAAAACGCGTAGAGTCATTTTACGAACTGGTGCAGGAGTTGGATAAAGTAGAAGGAATTGAGCGCTTCCGCATCTCCTCCATCGAACCAAACCTGCTGAAAGACGAGATCATCCAGTTTGTGTCGCAGAGCCAGCGCTTTATGCCGCACTTCCATGTTCCGCTGCAGTCAGGCTCTAACAAGATCCTGAAACTGATGCGCCGCCGCTACCAGCGCGAATTGTATGCCGACCGAGTGGCCACTATCAAGTCGCTGATGCCGCATTGCTGCATCGGGGTGGATGTGATTGTAGGTTTCCCGGGCGAAACAGAAGAAGATTTTCTGGAAACATACAACTTCATCAAGGAGCTGGATATGAGTTACCTGCACGTTTTCCCTTACTCAGAGCGCGAAAATACGCTGGCCCCTGACCTGGCAGGCAAGGTAAGTATAAAGGACCGCAACCGCCGCGCGGACATGCTACGCATCCTTTCAGAGAAGAAAAAGCGCCACTTCTACGAGCAAAACATCGGGCGTGAGTTTACGGTGCTGTTCGAGGATGATGTGAAAGACGGCGTGATGGAAGGCTGGACAGAAAACTATGTGCGCGTGGCGGCCAAGTATGACCCGGTGCTGGTGAACGAAACGAAGCACGTACGCCTGACGCAGTTGAATGCCAACGGGCTAATGGAAGCCGAAGAAACTTACCAGGAAGTGCTTAGGCATTAG
- the opgC gene encoding OpgC domain-containing protein, with amino-acid sequence MWQYLYMKLYMNRSHQLDFFRGLFLILILVDHYLTWDNLVMKFTSEFIGWVSAAEAFVFLSGLTAGLVYTYKLADKGEAYIKKAATKRALDIYKYHTILFLLTLLILFSHKPIRLFWMSTFSDIVHEPMLATLKGFLLLYQPLYLDILPMYAVFLLFVPLAIRSFRNGNHLLLLSISFLLYLIGTFELVSPLMGPNFFQVRVNLGYFNLLSWQFLFVIGIFIGFLAYYKKVERLKQNIPLLTVALIITITLFLLKLLDVSFLNFNLGFWTEKGHLRPLRLLNFAAIFTIVTFVSFRFRSWFKYKPINYLGKHSLEVFSFHILLIILFKPFGAYLNSLWKIKLSETTYIYPYSTLLLLVLIPALYVAPIIMKKRSYGPIKLKRPVS; translated from the coding sequence ATGTGGCAATATCTATATATGAAATTATATATGAACAGAAGCCACCAATTAGACTTCTTTAGGGGTCTTTTTCTCATCCTCATCCTTGTAGATCACTACCTGACATGGGACAACCTAGTGATGAAGTTTACTTCCGAATTCATAGGTTGGGTATCGGCGGCAGAGGCGTTTGTTTTTTTGTCGGGATTAACGGCAGGCTTGGTTTATACCTATAAGCTTGCAGACAAAGGAGAGGCCTACATTAAAAAAGCAGCTACAAAAAGGGCATTGGATATTTATAAATACCACACAATTTTGTTCCTGCTGACACTGCTGATCTTGTTTTCACATAAACCCATTCGGCTCTTCTGGATGAGTACTTTCAGCGACATAGTGCATGAGCCTATGTTAGCTACATTGAAAGGATTTTTATTGCTTTACCAGCCGCTTTATCTTGACATACTGCCGATGTATGCTGTATTTCTGCTTTTCGTTCCGCTGGCAATCAGGTCTTTTCGAAATGGGAATCATTTGTTACTCCTTTCCATTTCCTTCCTGCTTTATCTTATAGGTACATTCGAATTAGTGTCTCCCTTGATGGGGCCAAACTTCTTTCAGGTGCGTGTGAATCTCGGCTACTTTAACTTGCTGAGCTGGCAGTTTCTGTTTGTAATAGGAATTTTTATAGGGTTTCTAGCCTACTACAAAAAGGTAGAACGCCTAAAGCAAAACATACCCCTGCTTACGGTAGCCTTGATTATAACTATTACTCTTTTCCTACTGAAGTTGCTGGATGTTTCATTCCTTAACTTTAACTTAGGATTCTGGACAGAGAAAGGGCATTTAAGACCTTTAAGGCTACTGAATTTTGCAGCAATATTCACCATTGTAACCTTTGTTTCCTTCAGGTTCAGAAGCTGGTTTAAGTATAAGCCTATCAATTATTTAGGAAAACATTCTTTAGAGGTATTTTCTTTTCATATACTACTCATTATCCTGTTCAAGCCATTTGGAGCTTACCTTAATAGTTTGTGGAAGATCAAGTTAAGTGAAACAACCTACATTTATCCTTACAGTACTTTACTTTTGCTAGTCCTGATTCCAGCGTTGTATGTTGCTCCAATCATCATGAAAAAGAGAAGCTACGGGCCAATCAAGCTAAAGCGCCCTGTATCTTGA
- the miaE gene encoding tRNA-(ms[2]io[6]A)-hydroxylase yields the protein MSTTQPTKTILRLELPTDPRWVNIAEKNIEEILVDHAYCEQKAATSGISLIVKYPDKTKLVEEMTELVAEEWSHFERVMEQLKKRGFGLGRNRPDEYVAELTKHIRKGNKRERQLMDHLLVNALIEARSCERFKLLWKNIKDEELQKFYYELMVSEAGHYVSFVKLAKEYMPAEEVDARLNELLAIEADIIRNLEPRADRMH from the coding sequence ATGTCTACTACACAACCAACCAAAACCATACTTCGGCTAGAGCTCCCGACCGACCCGCGCTGGGTGAATATTGCTGAGAAAAACATAGAGGAGATTCTAGTGGACCATGCCTACTGTGAGCAAAAGGCTGCTACCTCCGGTATTTCACTCATTGTGAAGTACCCGGACAAAACAAAGCTGGTGGAGGAGATGACAGAGCTGGTGGCAGAGGAGTGGAGCCATTTTGAACGCGTGATGGAGCAGCTGAAAAAGCGTGGGTTCGGCCTTGGCCGCAACCGACCTGATGAGTATGTGGCGGAACTGACAAAGCATATACGCAAAGGCAACAAGCGCGAGCGCCAGCTCATGGACCACCTGCTGGTGAATGCCCTAATCGAGGCACGGAGCTGTGAGCGCTTCAAGCTGCTCTGGAAGAACATCAAAGACGAGGAGCTCCAGAAGTTCTATTATGAGCTGATGGTTTCTGAGGCCGGCCACTATGTAAGCTTTGTGAAGCTGGCCAAAGAGTACATGCCCGCCGAAGAGGTAGACGCACGCCTGAATGAGCTTCTGGCCATCGAAGCCGACATTATCCGCAACCTGGAACCACGGGCAGATAGAATGCACTAA
- a CDS encoding OmpH family outer membrane protein: MTLGLAAVSAMMVSCEQMPKNDTATTATTATAAGTPEIVYVNSDSLLSNYEYFKDVRDRLQGKAQQKEKDLRAQAESFQKEVQRFQQNAAGMSQQQAQATEQRLMQKQQQLQALQQSSGNELVSEESEEMKKIYDRVEEYLKQISQERGYKMVLTYQRGNSAILYGDSTLDITESVVEELNKNYQSEKAETAKPKEEAAAKKK; this comes from the coding sequence ATGACTTTAGGATTAGCTGCAGTTTCGGCCATGATGGTTTCCTGCGAGCAAATGCCTAAAAATGACACGGCCACTACCGCAACTACAGCGACTGCCGCAGGCACACCGGAAATAGTATATGTAAACTCTGACTCGCTTCTAAGCAACTACGAATACTTCAAGGATGTTCGTGACCGCCTGCAGGGCAAAGCACAGCAGAAAGAGAAAGACCTTCGTGCCCAGGCAGAGTCTTTCCAGAAAGAAGTACAGCGCTTTCAGCAGAATGCAGCTGGCATGTCGCAGCAACAGGCACAGGCCACCGAGCAGCGTTTGATGCAAAAGCAGCAGCAGCTGCAGGCCCTGCAGCAAAGCTCCGGCAACGAGCTGGTGAGCGAAGAGTCGGAAGAAATGAAGAAGATATACGATCGTGTGGAAGAGTATCTGAAGCAGATCAGCCAGGAAAGAGGCTACAAAATGGTATTAACGTACCAGCGCGGCAACAGCGCCATCCTCTACGGTGATTCAACGCTTGATATCACCGAAAGTGTGGTAGAGGAGCTGAACAAGAACTACCAATCTGAAAAAGCGGAAACGGCTAAGCCTAAAGAAGAAGCCGCAGCCAAGAAGAAATAG
- a CDS encoding LTA synthase family protein: protein MKKRITFQPLYFLFWVLYFLVARAIFLVYHLDSTDELTSSEVISTFLYGLRLDASFAAYISALPFLLVLLGSFWSKLRAAPVIRYYTILLLVILSLLLVADLELYSHWGFRLDASPLQYLNSPAEMAASAGGAPVFLLFLVAFTVSVLFLLLHRSFFDFKRFSRATNKWQDCGLSLLFLALLVLPLRGGWQQIPINQSVVYFSDKPFANHAGLNMPWNLMHALLKYDQTSHNPYQYMAAEEASERVQALYSAVAADSIHSLVDAKRPNVLFIILESYTAKLIWSLGGEAGVTPTLDSLAKAGVNFTNLYAAGDRSEKGMVALLSGYPVQTTTSIIKYPQKTEKLPQLSQMFEKQGYSTSFFYGGELEFANIKSYLRNGGYTRLVDKYDFDPSTYNSKWGAHDHVLFERVLKDLKQEEKPFFSTVYTLSSHEPFEIPIPARFPGTTDEDQFKNSVYYTDWALGKFIKEAKKQPWWQNTLVVITADHGHQLPGHDPNHLPRRFRIPFILTGGALTKKEVIVDAIGSQTDIAATLLAQLQLPHEQFKWSRNIMAPSTSPFAFYVFKDGFGYVTPQGILTYDNVAQKPISSDEGVTEEQIQNAKAYMQYSFEDFIQK from the coding sequence GTGAAAAAGCGAATTACTTTTCAGCCTTTATACTTCCTGTTCTGGGTCCTGTATTTTTTGGTGGCTCGGGCCATTTTTCTGGTCTACCACCTGGATAGCACTGATGAGTTGACTTCATCAGAGGTTATATCCACCTTTCTCTACGGCTTGCGGCTAGATGCCTCATTTGCAGCTTATATCAGTGCACTGCCGTTTCTGCTGGTGTTGCTAGGCTCTTTCTGGTCTAAACTTCGGGCAGCCCCAGTAATACGGTACTATACTATCCTACTGCTGGTTATACTCTCACTCCTGCTGGTGGCCGACCTGGAGCTCTACAGCCACTGGGGCTTTCGGTTAGATGCCTCTCCGTTGCAATACCTCAACTCACCCGCTGAAATGGCCGCATCTGCCGGAGGAGCACCGGTTTTCCTGCTGTTTCTGGTTGCTTTTACTGTCTCGGTGCTGTTCCTGCTGCTACACAGGAGCTTTTTTGATTTTAAAAGGTTCTCACGAGCTACAAATAAATGGCAGGACTGCGGCCTTAGCCTGCTTTTCCTGGCGCTGCTCGTGTTGCCCCTGCGTGGCGGCTGGCAGCAGATTCCGATAAACCAGAGTGTTGTATACTTTTCTGATAAGCCATTTGCCAACCATGCAGGCCTAAACATGCCCTGGAACCTGATGCATGCATTGCTCAAGTATGACCAGACGAGCCATAACCCTTACCAGTACATGGCTGCTGAAGAGGCTTCAGAACGCGTGCAGGCATTATACTCAGCCGTAGCAGCTGATTCAATACACAGTCTGGTGGATGCAAAGCGGCCAAATGTGCTTTTTATTATACTGGAGAGTTATACGGCAAAACTGATCTGGAGCCTTGGCGGTGAGGCTGGCGTTACGCCCACGCTGGACAGTTTAGCCAAGGCCGGCGTTAACTTCACCAACCTCTACGCAGCCGGCGACCGCAGTGAGAAAGGCATGGTGGCGCTGCTGAGCGGCTATCCGGTGCAGACAACCACGTCCATCATTAAATATCCGCAGAAAACGGAGAAACTGCCCCAGTTAAGCCAGATGTTTGAAAAACAAGGCTATAGCACAAGCTTTTTCTATGGCGGCGAACTAGAGTTTGCCAACATCAAATCTTACCTGCGCAACGGGGGCTACACCCGTCTGGTGGACAAATATGATTTTGACCCCAGCACCTACAACTCCAAGTGGGGCGCGCATGACCATGTGCTGTTTGAGCGGGTACTAAAGGACCTGAAGCAGGAAGAGAAGCCATTTTTCTCGACGGTTTATACCTTGAGCAGCCATGAGCCTTTCGAGATCCCCATACCAGCCAGATTCCCCGGCACCACCGATGAGGATCAGTTTAAGAACAGCGTTTATTATACTGACTGGGCTTTAGGCAAATTTATAAAAGAGGCAAAGAAACAGCCCTGGTGGCAAAACACGCTGGTAGTGATCACCGCTGACCACGGACATCAGCTGCCCGGCCACGACCCAAACCACCTGCCCCGGAGGTTCAGGATTCCTTTTATACTTACTGGCGGCGCCCTGACTAAAAAAGAAGTTATTGTAGATGCTATCGGAAGCCAAACAGATATAGCCGCCACCTTGCTGGCTCAGCTGCAGTTGCCACACGAGCAGTTCAAGTGGAGCCGGAATATAATGGCACCATCCACCTCTCCTTTTGCCTTTTATGTATTCAAGGATGGTTTTGGCTATGTAACACCGCAGGGAATCCTTACCTACGACAATGTAGCTCAAAAGCCGATCTCTTCTGACGAGGGGGTAACGGAGGAACAGATTCAGAATGCAAAAGCGTACATGCAATACTCTTTTGAAGACTTCATACAGAAATAG
- a CDS encoding glutamine synthetase III family protein, with protein MAILRFKALEIVSQRKVEEVSLPSPKISDYFGENVFTKDALRSTMSSQNYKRLLRTIDTGDKVDRELADAVAAAMKTWATSKGATHYTHWFQPLTGATAEKHDSFFDLTSDGEAIESFKGSALVQQEPDASSFPSGGIRNTFEARGYSAWDPSSPAFLIENASTKTLCIPTIFVSYTGEALDYKTPLLKSLKLLNDAAVPVCQYFDKEVTKVNTTLGIEQEYFLVDKALYEARPDLVVSGRTLFGHSPAKGQQLEDHYFGSIPGRVHAYMLEFEKEALRLGIPLRTRHNEVAPHQFECAPTFEDANLAVDHNQLLMDIMGRVADRHNLKVLLHEKPFKGVNGSGKHNNWAMSTSTGVNLLSPGKRPKENLQFLTFFINTIMAVHKHADLLRSSIASASNDHRLGANEAPPAIVSVFIGQQLTAILDEFERTSKVPIEKGDNMYLKLGIDRIPEVLRDNTDRNRTSPFAFTGNKFEFRAVGSSANSSSPMTVLNTIVADQLFEFRQSVEELINNKGMKKEIAIIQVLRDYVAASKAIRFEGNGYSKEWEDEAATRGLSNIKSTPLALDVLASKEVKDIFTKHQIFTEVELEARHEILLEEYVKKIQIESRVMGDLAVNHVVPTAIAYQNKLIQNVRGLKEIGLEDAYTDSTIEAIKTMSRHITAIQKNVNEMIEARKVANKIDDPRERAIMYNERIFGFFDTIRYSVDKLELMVDDEDWPLVKYRELLFRH; from the coding sequence ATGGCAATTCTTAGATTCAAGGCACTGGAGATTGTAAGCCAGCGCAAAGTAGAGGAGGTTTCTCTGCCTTCCCCTAAAATATCAGACTATTTCGGAGAGAACGTATTTACCAAGGACGCATTGCGTTCTACCATGTCTTCGCAAAATTACAAGCGCCTGCTCCGCACCATCGACACCGGCGACAAAGTGGATCGGGAATTAGCCGATGCCGTTGCAGCCGCCATGAAAACGTGGGCTACCAGCAAAGGGGCCACCCACTATACGCACTGGTTTCAGCCATTAACCGGTGCCACTGCCGAAAAGCACGATTCCTTCTTCGACCTGACAAGTGACGGGGAAGCCATTGAAAGCTTTAAGGGCAGCGCCCTGGTGCAGCAGGAGCCGGACGCATCCTCTTTCCCAAGTGGCGGTATTCGCAATACATTTGAAGCCCGCGGTTACAGCGCCTGGGATCCTTCCTCGCCGGCTTTTCTTATAGAAAATGCCAGCACCAAAACCCTTTGTATCCCTACTATCTTCGTTTCTTACACTGGCGAAGCCCTGGATTATAAAACACCTTTGCTGAAGTCGCTGAAGTTGTTGAACGATGCAGCTGTGCCGGTTTGCCAGTACTTTGATAAAGAAGTAACGAAGGTAAATACCACGCTCGGCATTGAGCAGGAATATTTTCTGGTGGATAAGGCCCTGTATGAGGCACGACCTGACCTGGTAGTGTCTGGCCGCACGCTGTTTGGACACTCACCAGCCAAAGGGCAGCAGCTGGAAGACCATTACTTTGGCAGCATCCCGGGCCGTGTACACGCGTACATGCTGGAGTTCGAGAAAGAAGCCCTTCGTTTGGGTATTCCGTTGCGCACCCGCCACAACGAGGTGGCTCCGCACCAATTTGAATGTGCTCCCACATTTGAGGATGCGAACCTGGCGGTAGATCACAACCAGCTGTTGATGGATATTATGGGCCGTGTGGCAGACCGCCATAACCTGAAAGTGTTGCTGCACGAGAAGCCATTTAAGGGCGTGAACGGCAGCGGAAAGCATAATAACTGGGCCATGAGCACGAGCACAGGTGTTAACCTGCTCAGCCCTGGCAAGCGCCCGAAAGAGAACCTCCAGTTCCTGACGTTCTTTATCAACACCATTATGGCGGTGCACAAGCATGCCGATCTGCTACGCTCCTCAATTGCCTCTGCCAGTAACGATCACCGCCTGGGTGCCAACGAAGCGCCGCCGGCCATCGTGTCGGTGTTTATCGGGCAGCAGCTAACGGCCATTCTGGATGAGTTTGAGCGTACTTCCAAAGTGCCTATCGAGAAAGGTGATAACATGTACCTGAAACTGGGCATCGACCGCATTCCGGAAGTGCTTCGCGACAACACAGACCGCAACCGCACGTCTCCTTTTGCCTTTACGGGTAATAAGTTTGAGTTCCGCGCCGTGGGTTCCTCTGCCAACTCCTCCTCGCCGATGACGGTGCTGAACACCATTGTGGCAGATCAGCTGTTCGAGTTCCGTCAGTCTGTGGAGGAGCTCATCAACAACAAGGGCATGAAAAAGGAAATAGCCATTATTCAGGTGCTGCGGGATTACGTGGCTGCCTCCAAGGCTATCCGGTTTGAAGGCAACGGCTACTCAAAGGAGTGGGAAGACGAAGCGGCAACTCGTGGCTTGTCTAACATCAAATCAACACCGCTGGCACTCGACGTGCTGGCAAGCAAGGAAGTGAAAGATATCTTCACGAAGCACCAGATCTTCACCGAGGTGGAACTGGAGGCGCGCCATGAGATATTGCTGGAGGAGTATGTGAAGAAAATTCAGATCGAATCGCGTGTGATGGGCGACCTGGCTGTAAACCACGTGGTGCCCACAGCTATTGCTTACCAGAACAAACTGATCCAGAATGTTCGCGGTCTGAAGGAAATCGGCCTGGAGGATGCATACACCGACAGCACCATCGAGGCAATCAAAACCATGTCGCGCCACATCACGGCCATTCAGAAAAACGTGAATGAGATGATCGAGGCACGTAAGGTTGCAAATAAAATCGATGATCCCCGTGAGCGTGCCATCATGTACAATGAGAGG
- a CDS encoding asparagine synthetase B: MFFRTTALLLCLLMLFLPAWASTILVPMDEVQKDHLKSYGAAYWVLSKDVPVDWLLNYRGGSFAFQHVPQLENELIVRGISYNVISDAQYNGILTQISNPDANMDIMKLEKVPKVAVYSPKSKMPWDDAVTLVLTYAEIPYDVIYDKEIVQGELPKYDWLHLHHEDFTGQYGKFYASYRHYPWYQEQQREAEESATELGFAKVSQLKLDVVNRIKEFTAGGGFLFAMCSATDTYDIALAAEGVDIVEAMFDGDAADPNAQKKLDYSKTFAFRNFKLSRNPMEYEYSDIDIQPQERPVTEANDYFQLFTFSAKWDPIPTMLTQNHTKTIKGFMGQTTGFRNSLVKPESIILGENKELGEIRYMHGTFGRGTWTFYSGHDPEDYQHLVGEDPTDLALHPNSPGYRLILNNILFPAAKKKKQKT; the protein is encoded by the coding sequence ATGTTTTTCCGTACCACTGCGCTTTTGCTCTGCCTCCTGATGCTGTTTTTACCCGCCTGGGCCAGCACGATTCTGGTGCCGATGGATGAGGTGCAGAAAGACCATTTGAAATCATACGGAGCGGCCTACTGGGTACTCAGCAAGGATGTGCCCGTAGACTGGCTGCTGAACTACCGGGGCGGCAGCTTTGCCTTCCAGCATGTGCCGCAGCTGGAGAACGAGCTGATCGTGCGGGGCATCAGCTACAACGTAATCTCAGATGCCCAGTACAACGGGATCCTGACCCAGATCAGCAACCCGGATGCCAACATGGACATCATGAAGCTGGAGAAAGTACCTAAAGTAGCCGTTTACTCCCCGAAGTCTAAGATGCCTTGGGATGATGCAGTTACGCTGGTGCTAACCTATGCCGAGATTCCGTATGACGTGATTTACGACAAGGAGATTGTGCAGGGCGAATTGCCAAAGTATGACTGGCTGCACCTGCACCACGAGGATTTCACCGGGCAGTATGGCAAGTTTTACGCCAGCTACCGCCACTACCCTTGGTACCAGGAGCAACAGCGCGAAGCTGAGGAATCTGCCACTGAACTGGGCTTTGCCAAAGTATCGCAGTTAAAGCTGGATGTGGTGAACAGGATAAAGGAGTTTACAGCCGGCGGGGGCTTTCTGTTTGCCATGTGCTCAGCCACCGACACGTACGACATTGCACTGGCTGCCGAGGGGGTGGACATTGTAGAGGCGATGTTCGATGGGGATGCCGCCGATCCAAATGCCCAGAAGAAACTCGATTACTCTAAAACATTCGCTTTCCGCAATTTCAAGCTGTCGCGCAACCCAATGGAGTATGAGTACTCTGACATTGACATTCAGCCACAGGAGCGCCCGGTAACTGAGGCGAACGACTATTTTCAGCTGTTCACCTTCTCTGCCAAGTGGGACCCCATCCCGACAATGCTCACGCAAAACCACACCAAGACGATCAAAGGATTTATGGGACAGACAACCGGCTTCAGAAACAGCCTGGTGAAACCGGAGTCAATCATACTTGGAGAGAATAAAGAATTGGGTGAAATACGCTACATGCACGGCACCTTCGGCCGCGGTACCTGGACCTTCTACAGCGGCCACGACCCGGAAGATTACCAGCACCTAGTGGGCGAAGACCCAACGGACCTGGCGCTGCATCCGAACTCTCCGGGCTATCGCCTTATCCTCAACAACATCCTTTTTCCTGCAGCCAAGAAAAAGAAGCAGAAAACCTGA
- a CDS encoding ABC transporter permease produces the protein MNLLENIREGLRSIKGNLLRTVLTGLIISLGIMSLVGILTAVDSMKYSLTQTFSSLGANSFDIRKKGGNNRGNQDGRAGKVYPNISYEEAKKYKEMMEDKARVSLAAFVSGATVVKSATEKTNPNISVVGVDENYMLNNNINLETGRDFSTFEQEQGTNVAIVGSEVVKALFKNQDPIGEYITMLGRRFKIIGKLETKGSSMGGSSDRRILIPLETGRQIPRNGNSQLNFDIKTGIYKAEELNYVMGEATGKMRSIRQDPLGQEDSFEIRRSDSALQSLEEISGYLKIGGSVIGLITLLGASVGLMNIMMVSVNERTREIGVRKALGATAFQIRQQFLIEAIVICLLGGIVGIMLGIMMGNAIAALIAEGGGFFVPWLWVFSGLTICVLVGVVSGYYPAFKASKLDPIESLRYE, from the coding sequence ATGAATCTACTTGAAAATATACGCGAAGGCCTACGCTCCATAAAAGGCAACCTGCTCCGCACTGTGCTCACCGGCCTTATTATCTCCCTAGGCATCATGTCGCTGGTGGGTATACTTACGGCGGTGGATAGTATGAAGTACTCCCTGACGCAAACTTTCTCCAGCCTTGGCGCTAACTCTTTTGATATACGCAAGAAGGGAGGCAACAACCGTGGCAACCAGGATGGGCGCGCGGGTAAAGTATACCCCAACATCTCGTACGAAGAGGCAAAGAAATACAAGGAAATGATGGAGGATAAAGCCCGCGTCAGCCTTGCTGCCTTTGTTTCGGGGGCAACAGTGGTGAAAAGCGCGACGGAGAAGACCAATCCCAACATCAGTGTGGTGGGTGTGGATGAGAATTACATGCTCAACAACAACATCAACCTCGAAACCGGCCGTGACTTCTCCACCTTTGAGCAGGAGCAGGGAACGAACGTTGCCATTGTGGGAAGTGAGGTAGTTAAAGCCCTCTTCAAAAACCAGGATCCTATCGGAGAGTACATTACCATGTTGGGGCGCCGCTTCAAAATTATCGGCAAACTAGAAACCAAAGGCAGCAGCATGGGCGGCAGCAGCGACCGACGCATTCTTATACCGCTGGAAACAGGGCGTCAGATTCCCCGCAACGGCAACAGCCAGCTTAACTTTGACATCAAAACCGGCATATATAAAGCAGAGGAGTTGAATTATGTGATGGGCGAGGCCACCGGTAAAATGCGCAGCATCCGGCAGGACCCTTTGGGCCAGGAAGACTCCTTTGAGATTCGCCGTTCTGACTCGGCCCTTCAAAGCCTGGAGGAGATTTCCGGTTACCTTAAAATTGGCGGCTCCGTTATTGGGCTGATCACTCTGCTCGGTGCCTCTGTGGGTTTGATGAATATTATGATGGTATCGGTAAACGAGCGGACGCGCGAGATAGGGGTGCGCAAAGCGCTGGGGGCAACTGCTTTCCAGATCCGGCAGCAGTTTCTGATCGAAGCTATCGTAATTTGCCTGCTTGGTGGCATCGTCGGGATCATGCTGGGCATTATGATGGGGAACGCCATCGCCGCGCTGATAGCAGAGGGTGGCGGCTTCTTTGTGCCGTGGCTGTGGGTATTCTCCGGCCTTACTATCTGCGTATTAGTGGGGGTTGTCTCCGGCTACTATCCCGCTTTCAAAGCTTCCAAGCTAGATCCAATCGAATCGCTGCGCTACGAGTAG